A single window of Saccharomyces kudriavzevii IFO 1802 strain IFO1802 genome assembly, chromosome: 16 DNA harbors:
- the REC8 gene encoding Rec8p (similar to Saccharomyces cerevisiae REC8 (YPR007C); ancestral locus Anc_8.104), with product MAPLSLNFRDDKKYKGLTTVWLLSTLGNSVVRENNSSYSNKSNSTGNISASTVKKRDIVNISIPKTCDEIQNFENDLSLRYISNLLYGVAICYNKKTEYVLNDLNILLVQLQKNDAYTFKTKSKSRINALNNNNSIIGNKNNNYTWEECVFFDDDPLYDITKVPALDFLNTTLQDNVSFIEEAKSIRRQDYINELSNSNRFELHSDRANSDVQRKLGPNFRNSFSLDEIPIDVDFNLDLEDIVSHQGTPLGSHSSSQKDSNDFKFNYEDDELVLNFDNDNENNGNDGEETPHENERPAANLKDYELGLEEQELEEENNDGQGRIHNNIQVKRRTGEASLLSRVQFDAKTSHPNEILKFNHGNYSNLMEKNRKRKPNGQISYHSNVNSLMMSSGEPECVYMNWLNIFNDFSDVKIGELDSNPQDFGTIERGRKRAHSLVSTQSSNSIRSNEYGRKSFRNGKNDNYSSDMENDNLLLNLEQINEDLEDRHYIEENSQDNILDFNLNLPPSSFGRSHTRNSTRSSGFNEDIVSALRRRTGPSEQNFVEESDSSNKYSSDGARQNLHHEETNFQDVILDYQTRKFYDYIKERSVAIGRTTHSNPPFKKKVLLLDIIPSRMGEAQTGSDFDNSEKGVSRQIAASAFLSLLNLATKGMVKLNEYPAANAADEGTKLRREDEIVIYT from the coding sequence ATGGCACCTCTTTCGTTGAACTTCAGGGATGATAAGAAATACAAGGGCCTCACGACAGTATGGCTGCTTTCTACCCTAGGGAATTCTGTTGTAAGAGAAAATAATAGTTCTTATTCGAACAAAAGCAACTCTACCGGAAATATTTCAGCATCCACagttaaaaaaagagatatAGTAAATATTTCTATACCGAAGACATGCgatgaaattcaaaattttgagaatgATCTATCACTTAGATATATTTCTAACCTTCTGTATGGGGTAGCAATTTGctacaacaaaaaaactgaGTATGTGTTGAATGATTTGAATATCTTGCTTGTgcaattacaaaaaaatgatgcaTATACTTTCAAGACCAAAAGTAAGTCAAGGATAAATGCGttgaataataacaatagtaTTATTGGgaacaaaaacaataattaTACCTGGGAAGAATgcgttttttttgatgatgatcCCTTATATGATATTACGAAAGTTCCGGCATTGGACTTTCTTAATACCACTCTTCAAGATAACGTGTCTTTCATTGAGGAGGCTAAATCAATAAGGAGGCAAGATTATATAAACGAGCTGAGCAATTCTAATAGGTTCGAACTTCATAGCGATAGGGCTAATTCGGACGTGCAACGTAAGTTAGGACCTAACTTtagaaattctttttctttggatgAGATTCCTATTGATGTAGACTTTAACCTGGACTTGGAAGATATAGTGAGTCATCAGGGGACACCTCTAGGTTCTCATTCAAGTTCCCAGAAAGATAGCAACGATTTCAAGTTCAATTACGAAGATGACGAGTTAGTGTTAAATTTTGACAAcgataatgaaaacaaCGGCAACGACGGCGAGGAAACGCCacatgaaaatgaaaggcCGGCAGCCAATCTTAAGGACTACGAATTGGGTTTAGAAGAGCAGgaacttgaagaagaaaataatgacGGTCAAGGAAGAATACACAATAATATACAAGTGAAGCGTCGTACCGGGGAAGCTAGCCTATTGTCCAGAGTACAGTTCGATGCTAAAACAAGTCACCCTAACGAAATTCTGAAGTTCAATCATGGGAATTACAGTAACctgatggaaaaaaatagaaaaagaaaaccaaatGGTCAAATTTCCTATCATTCTAATGTAAACAGTTTGATGATGTCAAGTGGTGAGCCAGAATGTGTTTACATGAATTGGTTAAATATCTTCAACGACTTTTCCGATGTAAAGATTGGAGAATTGGATTCAAATCCCCAAGACTTTGGCACAATTGAGAGGGGAAGGAAAAGAGCACATTCTCTGGTGTCAACCCAAAGCTCGAACAGCATTAGAAGTAACGAGTATGGCAGGAAGAGTTTCCGAAACGGTAAAAACGATAATTACTCTTCCGATATGGAAAACGATAATTTGCTTTTAAACCTCGAGCAGATCAATGAAGACCTGGAAGACAGACACTACATTGAGGAAAACTCTCAAGATAATATCCTAGAtttcaatttgaatttacCTCCTTCAAGTTTTGGGAGAAGTCATACCAGAAACTCGACCAGGTCCAGTGGTTTCAATGAAGATATCGTTAGCGCCCTTAGAAGGAGAACCGGACCCTCTGAACAGAATTTCGTTGAAGAAAGCGATTCTAGCAACAAGTATTCTTCCGACGGCGCTCGGCAAAACTTACATCACGAGGAAACGAACTTTCAAGATGTCATTCTGGACTATCAAACGAGAAAATTTTATGATTACATCAAAGAAAGGTCAGTTGCCATCGGTAGAACAACACACTCAAATCCACcgttcaagaaaaaagttctgcttcttgatattattcCAAGCCGCATGGGCGAAGCCCAAACTGGATCTGACTTTGATAATTCAGAGAAAGGGGTGAGCAGACAAATAGCGGCCAGCGCTTTCTTATCCTTACTGAACTTGGCC
- the HAA1 gene encoding Haa1p (similar to Saccharomyces cerevisiae CUP2 (YGL166W) and HAA1 (YPR008W); ancestral locus Anc_8.106): MVLINGIKYACERCIRGHRVTTCNHTDQPLMMIKPKGRPSTTCDYCKQLRKNKNANPEGVCSCGRLEKKKIAQKAKEEARAKAKEKQRKQCTCGMEEICKYHAQKRHLRKSPSNSQKKGRSISRSQPMFERVLSSTSLDSNILSGHGGLSDTSSILTSTFLDSEPGAGKISKDYHHVPSLASISSLQSSQSLDQNFSIPQSPPLSSMSFNFLTGNVTDPNQGHNNHQHSKSNNNWQDSSVSLPAKSDSRFASMDKNNSVNLDLLGHSKRISIIANPRVGEVSVPLEEYIPSDIDGVGKVTDKSSAIYDWPFDESIERNFSTTATAATDSSKLDINDNNNSNNIINANDNNYSNTNNSDNSINNNNNNNNDSNNNSNNNNNNTNHSNSNNYNYDNNRNCDNGTINNNPSRQEHQGNGLFDMFTDSSSISTLSRANLLLQEKIGSQENSSKQEHYSKNPQFRHQLTARSRSFIHHPANEYLRNTFGTSNNNDIGKGVEVLSLTPSFMDIPEKERETERSPSSNYITDRPFTRKPRSSSIDVNHRYPPMSSANIAASPSALNNTVASNLDDQLSLTSLNSQPSSIANMMMDSSNMAEQSSIHSVPQSINSPRMSKTGNRQDKNVQAKKEERNALNSIQDFSQLENTPGDVNQMFSPPLKSVNRPDAMRENSPSSNFIFQGNGIISTPSARNELPDTSPMSSIQTASPPSQLLTDQGFADLDNFMSSL; the protein is encoded by the coding sequence atggtCTTGATAAATGGCATAAAATATGCCTGTGAGAGATGCATAAGAGGCCATAGAGTAACAACATGCAATCATACGGATCAACCACTTATGATGATCAAACCCAAAGGTAGACCTTCTACCACGTGTGACTATTGCAAACAGCTTcgaaaaaacaagaatgcAAACCCTGAAGGCGTTTGTTCGTGTGGCCgattagaaaagaaaaaaatagcacAGAAAGCTAAAGAAGAAGCCAGAGCCAAagccaaagaaaaacaaagaaaacaatgtaCTTGCGGAATGGAGGAAATTTGCAAATACCATGCTCAAAAAAGACACCTAAGGAAATCCCCATCAAATTCTCAGAAAAAAGGGAGGTCCATTTCACGTTCGCAACCAATGTTTGAGAGAGTGTTGTCTTCTACTTCACTTGATAGCAATATACTATCCGGCCATGGAGGACTTTCAGATACTTCCAGTATATTGACAAGCACATTTTTAGACAGTGAGCCGGGAGCGGGCAAAATATCGAAAGATTATCATCATGTCCCTTCATTGGCTTCTATTTCATCGTTACAATCGTCTCAATCGTTAGATCAAAACTTCAGTATACCACAAAGCCCTCCATTATCCTCAATGTCTTTTAATTTTCTCACGGGTAATGTCACGGACCCCAACCAAGGTCACAATAATCATCAGCATTCCAAATCAAATAATAACTGGCAAGACAGTTCGGTAAGTTTACCAGCGAAGTCTGATTCGCGTTTCGCTTCGATGGATAAAAACAACTCCGTAAACCTTGACCTTTTGGGCCACTCTAAACGAATATCTATAATAGCAAATCCTCGGGTGGGCGAAGTTAGCGTCCCACTAGAAGAATATATTCCTTCCGATATTGATGGAGTCGGAAAAGTTACTGATAAAAGTTCTGCGATCTATGATTGGCCCTTCGATGAAAGTATAGAGAGAAATTTTAGTACAACTGCAACGGCGGCAACCGATTCAAGTAAGCTTGACATAAATGACAACAATAACAGTAATAACATTATTAATGCTAATGATAACAATTATAGTAATACTAATAACAGTGACAATAGtatcaataataataataataataataatgatagtaataataatagtaataataataataataacaccAACCACAGTAATAGTAATAACTATAATTATGACAACAATAGAAATTGTGATAATGGCACTATTAACAACAACCCTTCTAGACAGGAGCATCAAGGCAATGGTCTATTTGACATGTTTACAGATTCGtcatcaatttcaacaCTTTCTCGTGCAAACCTATTattacaagaaaaaattggttcACAAGAAAATTCTAGTAAACAAGAGCACTATTCCAAGAATCCACAATTTCGTCACCAGTTAACTGCCAGGAGTAGATCATTCATTCATCACCCTGCAAACGAATATTTGAGAAATACATTTGGTACTTCAAACAATAATGACATTGGGAAGGGAGTCGAGGTATTATCATTGACGCCGAGTTTTATGGATATTCCCGAGAAGGAAAGGGAAACGGAAAGGTCGCCATCATCAAATTACATTACTGACAGGCCTTTCACCCGAAAACCTAGGTCATCCAGCATTGATGTAAACCATAGGTACCCACCCATGTCATCCGCCAACATAGCAGCATCTCCTAGTGCTTTGAACAATACAGTAGCAAGCAATCTTGACGATCAACTCAGTTTAACTTCCCTTAACTCTCAGCCATCGTCCATAGCAAATATGATGATGGATTCCTCAAATATGGCTGAACAAAGTTCCATCCATTCGGTTCCTCAATCGATAAACTCTCCGAGAATGTCTAAAACCGGAAACCGTCAAGACAAAAACGTTCAAgcaaagaaggaagaaagaaacgCGCTGAATAGTATACAGGATTTTTCACAACTGGAAAATACACCAGGAGATGTGAATCAAATGTTCTCCCCGCCGCTAAAAAGTGTTAACAGACCGGACGCCATGAGAGAAAATTCGCCCAGTAGTAATTTTATATTCCAAGGAAACGGAATTATTTCTACACCTTCTGCAAGGAATGAGCTTCCAGATACCTCTCCGATGAGTAGTATTCAAACAGCATCACCACCAAGCCAACTACTTACCGACCAAGGGTTTGCAGATTTGGATAACTTTATGTCTTCATTATGA